The Microscilla marina ATCC 23134 region TAAAGACAATATTGTTACAAAAAAATGGGATAATTTAGAAATTAGTGAGTTGGCAGGTTGGTTGGAGCAAAGCCGCGATGAGATGGCACGAGCCATTCGCTATGATAAAGATGGTGAGCATGCCAAAAGTTTGGATTGTTTGGTAGAAATTTTTGGTAACTCATTTAAAAATAATTGTGATAAATAGTTTATGAACTCATATACAAATTCATATTCTCAAACCAATACTTATACTGAGGCAAGAGCAAAGTATGTTATAGGCAAAATATATGAGGATACTTTAAATATGTGGAATGCAGGTTTGATTACTACAGAGAAATGTAATAGTTGGCGAGCTGATTTATTGTACCTACTGAATAAACAAGTACTTAGTCAGTTTGAGTTTCAGTTTAGAAAACCTAATGGAGAACAAATAGGAGGGTTATGTCAGGTAGTGAAAAATGATGGAAGCATCTCTATTGATGATGACTCAGGTGGAAACGATTTTTACAATCTTCCATCTAATACCCATGTTTCATTGTTGGCAATACTTGATACTGAGGCTCATAACTATAACGAAGCCAATGAAGAACTTGAGAAAAGAGGCTGGGGAAATAATGGCAAAAAATTAACTGGAGCAAGCAACAGCCATGGAAGTTATTCTAAAGATGGTTATGGTTTGAATATTAAAAAATTTGGAGAATGGTAGATAATACTTTAAGACTAATAGAAACCAAGCACCCCGACAAGCAAGCAGATGAGGCTTACAAAGCCTTGGTGGGGCTAGAAGAACACAAGGCTAATTTGCTGCATAACCTTAGATTGATTGTACAGCCAGATACGCTAAATAACTGGAAGAAAAAACATCACAAAGGCAAGTTGTCTTTTTTGGATAAATACATTCCTATACGTCCATTGGTGATGCTTTCAGGCGAGGTAGGGTGTGGTAAAACAGCTTTAGCAAATGCTATAGGTTCACCTTTAGCACAGCAGTTAGGCACGCATTTACTCACGCTCGAAACCCCTTCAAACATTAGAGGAGGTGGCATGGTAGGCGAAATATCTAACCGTATTACAGCCACTTTTGCCAATGCCAAAGCTAAAATTAATAAGGCTAAATGCCCAGGAATACTGATTATAGATGAAGCGGACGATTTGGCAACCAGCCGGGCTCAAAACCAAGCACATCACGAAGATAGGGCAGGGCTGAACGTGCTCATCAAACAAATAGACTTGCTTTCGAGAGAAAAGGTTCCTTTGGCTGTGATTATGATCACCAACCGCCTGGATGTACTTGATCCTGCCTTGAGGCGTAGGGTTGGGTTAGCTTTGGAGTTTAAACGACCCAATAATGAATTTATTCTGAAAAAGTTGTTTGCTACAATACTAGAAGGGGTGAGCTACACAGAAACTGAACTTAAAGAGTTGGTTAAAATTGCCCAAGCAAAGACCCCACACTTTAGCTACTCAGATATTATTCAACGAGTAGGAGGACAAGCGATATTGCAAAGCATGGCACGTGATAAACCGTTAGATATGCATGTGCTCAAGGAGCTATTAAAAAGTACTGCTCCAAGTCCATTACTTGAAAACACAAAGATTGTATAACCAGTAAGAATAAATAGGAGGGACACCTCCTGTTTTTACATTATCTCAATAAATAAATGGCAAGAAAAATAATCATCATTGCTCATATCATTCATCGGGAAATCTCAGAAGAAGAGTGTATAGAGGCTTTACCAGAAGCTTGGCAAAACAAAGAATTTGTGTTTACAGAAGTAAGACCTTATGATAAAATTAAACCTTTGGGTGAAAAGGTGGAGGATTGGGTGGCGTTGAAAGAACAACAAAAGCAATTATTTGAAAACCAAGTACAGCCTTATTTAAGAACAGGAGTTACTATAGCTTACTTTGCCGCAGCCCCTATACCCGCCATGTTACATTTAGGAAGCTTGTTGCATGATTATTATAAGGTAAAAGTATTTACTTATCATCGCACAGAAAAGGAATGGTATCTTGATGCTTCACAAAAAAATGAGCAGTCTATATTGGTGAACTATAAACACCCTTTACATAAAAATGAGCAGTTTGGGAACGTGATCATTCGCTTGAGTGTATCTGCACCAATTGCCCCCACAGATACTTACATTTTAAGCGAGCCTCCTTTGCAGGAAATAGACATAAGCGTAACAAACCCTCAGCTTGATGCTTTAAGTACCGAGGAAAGTGTTATGAAGTATGCTGATACTTTTATTGAGGAACTTAAAAAAGCCATGGGCTTATACCCACAAGCCCAGTTTCACTTATTTGCAGCCATGCCCACAGGACTATCATTTCTTATTGCGTCTAAAATAAGCCCTACTATGCAGGCTTCGTTGCAAACTTACCAATACCAAAAAACAGCTCAGGTGATTTATGAGCCAGCCGTTGCCATTAATCCGATAGTAAAAACAGTATTGGTGCTCACCGCCTGTTTACCTCATCAACAATTTATTAATGTAAAAAAAGAAGCAGATAAAATTGAGAAAGTATTGACTACTAAAGGCAATGCTAGAGAACAATATCAAGTAATAGTCAAAAATACTGCTTCATATCAAGATGCGCTACTTTTGTTAGAAGAGCATAAGCCTACTATAGTGCATATAGCCAGCCATGGGGATGAAACAGGGGTGAGCTTAGGATTTGATAGAACTAGCAGACAGAGAACTGTTCCCTCCTCATCAACTCA contains the following coding sequences:
- a CDS encoding SAVED domain-containing protein; its protein translation is MARKIIIIAHIIHREISEEECIEALPEAWQNKEFVFTEVRPYDKIKPLGEKVEDWVALKEQQKQLFENQVQPYLRTGVTIAYFAAAPIPAMLHLGSLLHDYYKVKVFTYHRTEKEWYLDASQKNEQSILVNYKHPLHKNEQFGNVIIRLSVSAPIAPTDTYILSEPPLQEIDISVTNPQLDALSTEESVMKYADTFIEELKKAMGLYPQAQFHLFAAMPTGLSFLIASKISPTMQASLQTYQYQKTAQVIYEPAVAINPIVKTVLVLTACLPHQQFINVKKEADKIEKVLTTKGNAREQYQVIVKNTASYQDALLLLEEHKPTIVHIASHGDETGVSLGFDRTSRQRTVPSSSTQQNILNSWETVFEMYQMNVQCVILNACQSKEMANRVAVKIQQVVGFSGSIHDRDAINFSEVFYRSLSNEYHISNAFEKAKSSVRLNSKGQSICLFYKGGQLLE
- a CDS encoding AAA family ATPase: MVDNTLRLIETKHPDKQADEAYKALVGLEEHKANLLHNLRLIVQPDTLNNWKKKHHKGKLSFLDKYIPIRPLVMLSGEVGCGKTALANAIGSPLAQQLGTHLLTLETPSNIRGGGMVGEISNRITATFANAKAKINKAKCPGILIIDEADDLATSRAQNQAHHEDRAGLNVLIKQIDLLSREKVPLAVIMITNRLDVLDPALRRRVGLALEFKRPNNEFILKKLFATILEGVSYTETELKELVKIAQAKTPHFSYSDIIQRVGGQAILQSMARDKPLDMHVLKELLKSTAPSPLLENTKIV
- a CDS encoding HORMA-1 domain-containing protein, which translates into the protein MNSYTNSYSQTNTYTEARAKYVIGKIYEDTLNMWNAGLITTEKCNSWRADLLYLLNKQVLSQFEFQFRKPNGEQIGGLCQVVKNDGSISIDDDSGGNDFYNLPSNTHVSLLAILDTEAHNYNEANEELEKRGWGNNGKKLTGASNSHGSYSKDGYGLNIKKFGEW